TTGCGTGAGATGATGTTTCTTGAAAGGTCCGGCCTTTTGCCTGAAAGCATCGCTTTTTTCGATCGTCTCGCCGCGGTTGAGCACGAACACGTCCTGGGGGATCTTCCTGATCAATTCCGGGGCCGCCAGAAAACCGTCCGCCCGGACGAGGAGCTTTTTCCCCAGCGAACTGAAAAAACGGTAGGCATCGGCCAAATGCGCAAAATTCACCGCCGCCGCTGCCGTTTCGTCATTTTCTCCGAACTCGATGAGAAGCCATGGCGAGCGGAAGGAAGCCATGATCGCCGCATGCCATTCGTCGGCGCGGACCGTTTTTACAAACTGGGAAAATTCCCTGCCGATGGTGATGGCCGGGAACATCTCCATCCCCATTTTCTGGGCCAGGATCGCGACCTGGCTGACTTCATCCAAGACGCGGCTTTTTTCAGCGCCGGGACTGCCCGGGTTTCCCAGGGAGATGACGAAAAGATTGAAGCGCAGCAAGGCCAGCTTCACCAGCAGGCGCCGCAGTTCGGGCAACAGGGGAAAGGCTCCATGGGCGGCATCAAGCCGGAAACCGCGCCAAGGCAGGTCGGGGGCATCGCGGATGAAAAAGCCGGGCATCCGGCCATCCGGCATGTGAAAAGCCAGGATCTGCAACAGGGTGGACAAGGCGTAAAATTGTCCGCGCGGCGAGTTTGCCCAGAGGGTGATCCGGTTGCGACTGCTCTCAATTTCATACCCTTCGGCGTGCAGCGCTTTTTTTTCCTGGCCGATGACCTCCAGGCCGCGGTTTTTGTTTCTGATCTTGAAAGCATCGAATAGAAAATCGTATTTTTTCGTGATTTCCAGCGGGAAGCACAAATTCTGTATTTCCAGGAAATGCTCCTGCCGACGGATTGCCTTCGCGGCCGGGAACAGGAACGAAAATTCATTTTTTGAGCTCATGTTTATGAAAACGCGACAGCGGGCCCGTCGTTTTCGGTATTTTAGAATAAAACCGGCTCCATGGCAATCATTCCGGCCGCCCGGGGCTGCAAAATTAAACGCAAATAAAAATTGACAAATGAAAATATCTTATATAAAATATTTTTTACCCGAAAAAAAACCATGGACGTGCTGAAAAAGTTCATAACCAAATACAAGGCCGGCAGCATCATCTATAAAAAAGGCGACGCCCAGACCGATTTTTTCATCATCAACAAAGGCAAGATCCAGCTCAAAAGCGACGACAACGGCCCGATCCTGACCACCCTGGGCAAGGGCGATTTCTTCGGCGAGGAGTCGTTGAACAACGACCAGAACGCCATTTACACGGTGGAGGTCATCGAGGACGCGGACATGATCAAAATTCCCTATGTCTCCTTGACCGAGATGCTCAAGCAGATGCCGGACATCGCCCTGAAGGTATTGAAAAAACTGAGCGAAAAGCACATTAAGATCCAGTCGGTGCTGATGACCTTGGCCGCTTCCGCACCGCCGGCGGCGGCGAAAGCGCCCGAGAAGGGAATCAAGAAAGAGGATCAGACCGCGGAAAAGATCGGCCCGGAAGTCAAGGCCTACCTGGTCATTCAGCGTTCGAACCGCATCGTGCAATTGACCAAGACCCAGACGGTCCTGGGCCGCCGCGATTATACCACCGGCTTCGTCCCCGACATCGACCTGACCGATGAAGACGAGGAAAAATACATCTCGCGCAAACATTCGCAGGTCTTGTACAAGGACGGCAAGTTTTACCTATCCGAGGAACCGGGAGCGATCAACGGCACATTCCTGAACGGCAACAAGCTGCAAACCGGGGTCAAGCACGAATTGCACAACGAGGATGAGATCACCCTCTGCCAGTTGAACGTGGTCTTCAAAGTCTGATACCTGTTTTAAACTGACAATCAATCCTTTTTGCTCATCCCAGTTCGCCGCTGTAAAATATTTTTTTTTCAGCACCTGGCAAACCCAACAACAACCCGCCATCGTCAGCAATATCCAAAAAAATTCCCCGTAAAACCCGCCCCTGGTGATGAAAAGAAATCGCCTGCCCCAGAAAAGAACCGCTCAATTCGCGGGCGCGCCCGACGATTTCCGACCCGCGCTCCGGAGTCAGTTTCTGCAGCCAAAAAGCCATGTCCTTTGCCAGGCGCTCGCGCCCCTCGGCGACCGGCCACTCCCTGCCGGTTTGCAGGCGCAATGAAGCGGCCCGCTCGCGCAGCTCCGGCGGAAAATCTTCTCGGCGCTGGTTGACGTTGATGCCGATGCCGGCCAGGCAAACGATGCGCTCGCCCTTGACGACGGTTTCGCAAAGAATGCCGGCGATTTTTCCCCCCGCCACCAGAACATCGTTGGGCCACTTCAAGGCGAACGACCCGCCGGCCCAGCTTTCCAGCATGCCGATCACGGCGACGCCGGCGGCCAGGGCGAGGAGCGACAAAGCCCGGTTGTCGGGCAATAGGAATGCGAAAGTCGCATAAATGCCGAGATTTTCCGGAGAACTCCAGCCGCGGTTTTCCCGGCCGCGCCCGGCGCTCTGAACGGCGGCGCTGACCATGAGCGGAAAATCGGCCTCGAACCGGGCGATGTTTTGTTTCAGATAATCGCTGGTCGACTCGCAGGCGGCCAGGTGGATGCGGTTGAAATGATCAGGACAGGTCGTCAATGGTCTTGCCTATCTTGGCCTTCTTTTCGATGTATTCCTGCAGGTTCTTTTTAAAGTTCTGGATGATCTCGGCCGGCGCCTTGCCGACGAATTCGCTGTTGCTCAATTTGCCTTCCATCTGGGCGATCAGTTTGCCCAACTTGTCGTGTTCGCCGGAAAGCCGCTGCAATTCCTGCAAGCGGTCCTCATCGCTGGCAAACGGCAGCAGGATTTCCCAATTCTGGCTGACGCCCCTGAATCCCTTGGGCAAGACCGACAAGTCATCCACGATTTCAGTTTTCAGGCTGCGGGCGAGGAAATCGAAGTATCTAAGATGCTTGAGCAGTTGCTCTCGTTCGGCCGGCGAATCGCAGGTGAGGTAGATCGGTATTTTCTTGTTCGGTTCGATGCGGTTTTCCGTCCTTGTCTTCCTGGTTTCGGCCACCACTTTTTTCAACACCTCGACGGCAGCGAACGTT
The genomic region above belongs to Candidatus Aminicenantes bacterium and contains:
- a CDS encoding biotin--[acetyl-CoA-carboxylase] ligase, with the translated sequence MTTCPDHFNRIHLAACESTSDYLKQNIARFEADFPLMVSAAVQSAGRGRENRGWSSPENLGIYATFAFLLPDNRALSLLALAAGVAVIGMLESWAGGSFALKWPNDVLVAGGKIAGILCETVVKGERIVCLAGIGINVNQRREDFPPELRERAASLRLQTGREWPVAEGRERLAKDMAFWLQKLTPERGSEIVGRARELSGSFLGQAISFHHQGRVLRGIFLDIADDGGLLLGLPGAEKKIFYSGELG
- a CDS encoding cyclic nucleotide-binding domain-containing protein, whose protein sequence is MDVLKKFITKYKAGSIIYKKGDAQTDFFIINKGKIQLKSDDNGPILTTLGKGDFFGEESLNNDQNAIYTVEVIEDADMIKIPYVSLTEMLKQMPDIALKVLKKLSEKHIKIQSVLMTLAASAPPAAAKAPEKGIKKEDQTAEKIGPEVKAYLVIQRSNRIVQLTKTQTVLGRRDYTTGFVPDIDLTDEDEEKYISRKHSQVLYKDGKFYLSEEPGAINGTFLNGNKLQTGVKHELHNEDEITLCQLNVVFKV